A portion of the Streptomyces sp. NBC_01335 genome contains these proteins:
- a CDS encoding nitroreductase/quinone reductase family protein, translated as MTENTGTVDETVNSNSFNRSVIQEFRENSGKVGGFGDIPLLLLTTAGRRSGLTRTTPLVHLERDGLHIVFAANGGSPVPPGWYLNLVAAGQGVVEVGTERFPVKPVAVPEAEHEELWELQTAQDPNFATFRDKTDRAIPVVALVPVTDAG; from the coding sequence ATGACGGAGAACACGGGCACCGTCGACGAGACGGTCAACAGTAATTCCTTCAACCGGAGCGTCATCCAGGAATTCCGGGAGAACTCCGGAAAGGTCGGGGGGTTCGGCGACATTCCGTTGCTGCTGCTCACCACGGCGGGCCGGCGCAGCGGCCTGACGCGCACCACGCCGCTCGTCCACCTGGAGCGCGACGGCCTGCACATCGTGTTCGCCGCCAACGGGGGTTCCCCCGTGCCGCCCGGCTGGTACCTGAATCTCGTCGCGGCCGGCCAGGGCGTGGTGGAGGTGGGGACCGAGCGGTTCCCGGTGAAGCCCGTCGCCGTACCGGAGGCGGAGCACGAGGAGTTGTGGGAGCTGCAGACCGCGCAGGACCCGAACTTCGCCACCTTCCGCGACAAGACGGACCGGGCCATCCCGGTCGTCGCCCTCGTCCCGGTCACGGACGCCGGCTGA
- a CDS encoding SDR family NAD(P)-dependent oxidoreductase, translated as MSDQHLLSGRVAMITGASSGIGEAAALAFADAGAAVVLLARRGDRLRALADRITGAGGRALAVESDVTDPASVRKAVERTVETYGRLDCAFNNAGYATAGARLHEIEDDVFDRTMDVNVRGVWNCLRHQIPVMLAQESGGAIVNTASVAATRATGASAAYVTAKHAVLGMTRAAAADYGTAGIRVNALVVGATRTEMMDEVIAQDAGLEERFASHALQKRMASPAEVAAAALWLCSDGASFVTGAAMPVDGGATAA; from the coding sequence ATGAGCGACCAGCACCTGCTGTCCGGCAGGGTGGCCATGATCACCGGCGCTTCCAGCGGCATCGGCGAAGCCGCGGCCCTCGCCTTCGCCGACGCGGGGGCGGCGGTGGTCCTGCTCGCTCGGCGCGGCGACCGGCTGCGCGCGCTCGCGGACCGGATAACCGGCGCCGGCGGGCGGGCCCTGGCGGTCGAGAGCGACGTCACGGACCCGGCGAGCGTACGGAAGGCGGTGGAACGGACCGTCGAGACCTACGGACGCCTCGACTGCGCGTTCAACAACGCCGGGTACGCCACCGCCGGAGCCCGGCTGCACGAGATCGAGGACGACGTCTTCGACCGCACCATGGACGTCAACGTGCGAGGCGTGTGGAACTGCCTGCGGCACCAGATCCCCGTCATGCTGGCGCAGGAGTCGGGCGGCGCGATCGTCAACACCGCGAGCGTCGCCGCCACCCGGGCCACCGGCGCCAGCGCCGCCTACGTGACGGCCAAGCACGCCGTGCTGGGGATGACCCGCGCCGCCGCGGCCGACTACGGGACCGCGGGCATCCGGGTCAACGCCCTGGTCGTCGGGGCCACCCGGACCGAGATGATGGACGAAGTCATCGCGCAGGACGCCGGGTTGGAGGAGCGATTCGCCTCCCACGCGCTGCAGAAGCGGATGGCCTCACCCGCAGAGGTGGCCGCGGCGGCTCTCTGGCTCTGCTCCGACGGCGCCTCCTTCGTGACCGGCGCCGCGATGCCGGTCGACGGAGGCGCCACGGCCGCCTGA
- a CDS encoding aldo/keto reductase has translation MRTTTLGTSGPSVGRIGLGTMGMSFGYDPHGWDDDASAAVIHRALDLGVNLIDTADVYGPFTNEELVGRALKGRRDEAVLSTKGGLVVGEEGLGLNGRPEHLTAAVEASLGRLGTDHIDLYFLHRVDPQVPLEESWGALGELVRQGKIRSLGLSAVTLDQVRAAQAVHEVAAVESEASLFTRDAFEDVLPYTVEHGIAFLPFSPLGRGLLTGAFTNPADLPKDDWRSTQPRFTEEAFAHNKAIVDVVRAVAGRHGAEPAQVALAWLLAKGEHVVPIPGTKTERYLVQNAGAAALDLTPQDVAELDALPAPMGAPEA, from the coding sequence ATGCGCACCACCACCCTCGGCACCTCGGGCCCCTCGGTAGGCCGCATCGGTCTCGGCACGATGGGCATGTCCTTCGGCTACGACCCGCACGGCTGGGACGACGACGCCTCGGCGGCGGTGATCCACCGCGCCCTCGACCTCGGCGTGAACCTGATCGACACCGCCGACGTGTACGGCCCCTTCACCAACGAGGAGCTCGTCGGCCGTGCGCTCAAGGGCCGCCGCGACGAGGCGGTGCTCTCCACCAAGGGCGGTCTCGTCGTGGGTGAGGAGGGGCTCGGCCTGAACGGCCGCCCCGAGCACCTCACCGCCGCCGTCGAGGCCAGCCTCGGCCGCCTGGGCACCGACCACATCGACCTGTACTTCCTCCACCGGGTGGACCCGCAGGTCCCGCTGGAGGAGAGCTGGGGCGCGCTCGGCGAGCTCGTCCGCCAGGGCAAGATCCGCTCGCTCGGACTCTCCGCCGTGACGCTCGACCAGGTGCGCGCCGCCCAGGCCGTCCACGAGGTCGCCGCCGTCGAGTCCGAGGCGTCCCTCTTCACCCGGGACGCCTTCGAGGACGTACTCCCGTACACGGTGGAGCACGGCATCGCGTTCCTGCCCTTCTCGCCGCTGGGCCGCGGTCTGCTCACCGGCGCCTTCACCAACCCCGCCGACCTCCCGAAGGACGACTGGCGCAGCACGCAGCCGCGCTTCACCGAGGAGGCGTTCGCCCACAACAAGGCGATCGTCGACGTGGTGCGCGCCGTGGCCGGCCGGCACGGCGCGGAGCCCGCGCAGGTGGCCCTGGCGTGGCTGCTGGCCAAGGGCGAGCACGTCGTTCCGATCCCCGGCACCAAGACCGAGCGCTACCTCGTCCAGAACGCCGGTGCCGCGGCGCTGGACCTCACGCCCCAGGACGTCGCCGAACTCGACGCCCTGCCCGCCCCGATGGGGGCTCCGGAGGCCTGA
- a CDS encoding FAD-binding oxidoreductase, which produces MKRRQFVGAGSGVALAAAVAAVATAPAARAAQTDAAAAAGSTGVTVAPSDSRYPDLSSGMNQRWQARPDKIVLPRTTADVVTAVRDSVTAGKQLSVCSGGHCFEDFVFNADVKININLALMNDVTFDRAMNAFAVGGGATLLDVYEALYDGWGVTIPGGICHSVGVGGHITGGGFGNLSRQYGLTVDHLHAVEVVVVAADGSVRSVVAARDSSDSALRDLFWAHTGGGGGSFGIVTRFWFRTPGATGTPENLLPKAPSQVYATLTNWPWEKVTEDGFSRLVTYWGRWLETHNTPGTTAGSLYSWLMLNHRDSGSMGAVVQIDASLPDAAAVVSDFLAGMDQALGLSSATSRPSGVVDSAYTTTRLLPWLRATRYIGSISPTQLDPTTRGIHKSSHLRTVTPQRQIDAMYRHLTSTDGPSPLSGVVLSASGGRISSVSPTATAVAQRDAIMKANFESLWYDAKDDAKNIAWVRDAFRDVYGDTGGVPVPNGVTDGCYINYPDGDLSDAAFNTSAVPWHDLYWKGNYARLQQVKRAWDPQNVFHHRQSIQP; this is translated from the coding sequence ATGAAGCGTCGACAGTTCGTCGGCGCGGGGTCGGGAGTCGCTCTCGCCGCCGCGGTCGCCGCTGTGGCGACGGCTCCGGCGGCACGGGCGGCCCAGACGGACGCGGCGGCTGCGGCCGGCTCGACCGGTGTCACCGTCGCACCGTCCGATTCCCGCTACCCCGACCTCTCCTCCGGCATGAACCAGCGCTGGCAGGCCCGCCCGGACAAGATCGTGCTCCCGAGGACGACGGCGGACGTGGTGACCGCGGTCCGCGACTCCGTCACCGCGGGCAAGCAGCTGTCGGTCTGCAGCGGCGGGCACTGCTTCGAGGACTTCGTCTTCAACGCCGACGTGAAGATCAACATCAACTTGGCGCTGATGAACGACGTCACCTTCGACCGGGCCATGAACGCCTTCGCCGTCGGCGGCGGCGCCACGCTGCTCGACGTCTACGAAGCGCTGTACGACGGCTGGGGCGTGACCATACCCGGCGGCATCTGCCACAGCGTGGGCGTCGGCGGGCACATCACCGGCGGCGGCTTCGGCAACCTGTCGCGGCAGTACGGCCTGACCGTCGACCACCTGCACGCCGTCGAGGTCGTCGTGGTGGCCGCGGACGGCTCGGTCCGCAGCGTGGTCGCCGCGCGGGACTCCTCGGACTCCGCGCTGCGCGACCTGTTCTGGGCCCACACGGGTGGTGGCGGCGGCAGCTTCGGCATCGTGACCAGGTTCTGGTTCCGGACGCCCGGGGCCACCGGCACACCGGAGAACCTGCTGCCGAAGGCGCCGTCGCAGGTGTACGCGACGCTGACCAACTGGCCGTGGGAGAAGGTCACCGAGGACGGGTTCAGCCGGCTCGTCACCTACTGGGGCCGGTGGCTGGAGACCCACAACACCCCGGGCACCACGGCGGGGTCGCTGTACTCGTGGCTGATGCTCAACCACCGCGACAGCGGCTCGATGGGAGCCGTCGTCCAGATCGACGCCTCGCTGCCCGACGCGGCGGCCGTGGTCTCCGACTTCCTCGCGGGCATGGACCAGGCCCTCGGCCTGAGCTCCGCGACCTCCCGTCCGTCCGGCGTGGTGGACTCGGCGTACACCACGACGCGGCTGCTGCCCTGGCTGCGGGCCACCCGCTACATCGGCTCGATCTCCCCCACCCAGCTCGACCCGACCACCCGCGGTATCCACAAGTCGTCGCACCTGCGCACCGTCACGCCCCAGCGGCAGATCGACGCCATGTACCGGCACCTCACGAGCACCGACGGCCCCAGCCCCCTGAGCGGTGTCGTGCTCTCCGCGTCGGGCGGCCGGATCTCGTCGGTCTCGCCGACGGCCACCGCGGTCGCCCAGCGTGACGCGATCATGAAGGCCAACTTCGAGAGCCTCTGGTACGACGCCAAGGACGACGCCAAGAACATCGCCTGGGTCCGCGACGCCTTCCGGGACGTCTACGGCGACACCGGCGGCGTGCCGGTGCCGAACGGCGTGACGGACGGCTGCTACATCAACTACCCCGACGGCGACCTGTCGGACGCGGCGTTCAACACCTCGGCGGTGCCGTGGCACGACCTGTACTGGAAGGGCAACTACGCCCGGCTCCAGCAGGTGAAGCGTGCCTGGGACCCGCAGAACGTCTTCCACCACCGGCAGTCGATCCAGCCCTGA
- a CDS encoding sedoheptulose 7-phosphate cyclase, translating to MSEITTIRPHNPASAFGIPRPPGLTWYVQSQQPVGYEVSLTRGLLNPVNPVLARAVGADGRTAVRTLIVVDQAVEELYGPGLHGYFDAWNVDAVWKVMPGDEETKNLEQVVEVTRAMTEMGILRRTERVVVVGGGVLMDVVGMAASLYRRGAPYVRVPTTLVGQVDAGVGVKTGVNHGTHKNRLGTYFAPEATLIDPEFLRTVDARHIANGLAEIIKMALIKDAALFHILEENVELITSQTLADCGSAAGEIVSRAIAGMLDELEPNLWEGVLERSVDYGHTFSPSLELLADPPLLHGEAVAVDMAVCLALAVGRGHLAEAEAHRALNLIAGCGLPLTHPVFTPRLLEVGLADAVKHRDGLQRLPLTDGIGSCVFVNDVTPSELARALEFVQAHADGPAR from the coding sequence ATGTCCGAGATCACCACGATCCGCCCCCACAACCCCGCGTCCGCCTTCGGCATCCCGCGCCCGCCGGGCCTCACCTGGTACGTCCAGTCCCAGCAGCCGGTGGGCTACGAGGTGTCCCTCACCCGCGGCCTGCTCAACCCCGTGAACCCCGTGCTCGCCCGCGCGGTGGGCGCCGACGGCCGCACCGCGGTACGCACCCTGATCGTCGTCGACCAGGCCGTGGAGGAGCTGTACGGCCCCGGCCTGCACGGCTACTTCGACGCCTGGAACGTCGACGCGGTCTGGAAGGTCATGCCCGGCGACGAGGAGACGAAGAACCTCGAACAGGTCGTCGAGGTGACACGTGCCATGACCGAGATGGGCATCCTGCGCCGGACCGAGCGGGTCGTCGTGGTCGGCGGCGGTGTGCTGATGGACGTCGTCGGCATGGCCGCGAGCCTCTACCGCCGGGGTGCGCCCTACGTGCGCGTCCCCACCACACTCGTCGGCCAGGTGGACGCCGGTGTCGGAGTGAAGACCGGTGTCAACCACGGCACCCACAAGAACCGCCTGGGCACCTACTTCGCCCCCGAAGCCACGCTGATCGACCCGGAGTTCCTGCGGACCGTCGACGCCCGGCACATCGCCAACGGCCTCGCCGAGATCATCAAGATGGCCCTCATCAAGGACGCGGCGCTCTTCCACATCCTTGAGGAGAACGTCGAGCTGATCACCAGCCAGACGCTCGCGGACTGCGGTTCCGCCGCGGGCGAGATCGTCTCGCGGGCCATCGCGGGCATGCTCGACGAGCTGGAGCCCAACCTCTGGGAGGGCGTGCTCGAACGCTCCGTCGACTACGGGCACACCTTCAGCCCCTCGCTGGAGCTGCTCGCCGATCCTCCGCTGCTGCACGGCGAGGCCGTCGCCGTCGACATGGCCGTCTGCCTCGCGCTCGCCGTCGGGCGCGGCCACCTGGCCGAGGCCGAGGCCCACCGGGCGCTGAACCTGATAGCCGGCTGCGGGCTGCCGCTGACCCACCCGGTGTTCACGCCCCGGCTCCTGGAGGTCGGCCTGGCCGACGCCGTGAAGCACCGCGACGGTCTGCAGCGCCTGCCGCTGACCGACGGCATCGGCTCCTGCGTCTTCGTCAACGACGTCACCCCGTCCGAGCTGGCCCGGGCCCTGGAGTTCGTACAGGCCCACGCGGACGGCCCGGCCCGATGA
- a CDS encoding AMP-binding protein → MTTHNSAEFRAARDFLLAHREDYDTAYAGFRWPRPEHFNWALDWFDVIARDNDRPALRIAEEDGTHHCHTFAELSRRSDQVANWLRSHGVRAGDRVLVMLGNQKELWESALALMKLRAVLVPTTTLLNGVELADRLERAEVGHVLARAEDHATFAGVAGDRTLFAVAGDGEQVPDGWLDYRESSAAPADYLPDGPTRADDPLLHYFTSGTTSRPKLVQHTHVSYPVGHLTTMYWIGLRPGDVHLNISSPGWAKHAWSSLFAPWNAEATVFVQNYTRFDAGRLMTEMDRAGVTTFCAPPTVWRMLIQADLGQLRTPPREAVAAGEPLNPEVVEAVRRSWGVTVRDGFGQTETTVLVANTPGAPLVPGSMGRPSPGVVVSLLDPETGLPAESGEIALRLDAAPVGLMTGYAGDAVRTAEIMAGGHYRTGDLAERSPDGRLTYIGRSDDVFKSSDYKISPFELENALLSHEAVAEAGVVPAPDALRLSVPKAYVVLAEGWEPTADTAKHLFAHARATLPPYKRVRRIEFAGLPKTLSGKIRRTELRDAAERGDGLEYREEDFR, encoded by the coding sequence ATGACCACGCACAACTCTGCCGAGTTCCGGGCCGCCCGGGACTTCCTGCTCGCCCACCGCGAGGACTACGACACCGCGTACGCGGGCTTCCGCTGGCCCCGTCCGGAGCACTTCAACTGGGCCCTCGACTGGTTCGACGTCATAGCCCGGGACAACGACCGCCCGGCGCTGCGCATCGCGGAGGAGGACGGCACCCACCACTGCCACACCTTCGCGGAGCTGTCCCGGCGCTCGGACCAGGTCGCCAACTGGCTGCGCTCGCACGGCGTACGGGCGGGCGACCGGGTGCTCGTCATGCTCGGCAACCAGAAGGAGCTCTGGGAGTCGGCGCTGGCCCTGATGAAGCTGCGCGCGGTACTCGTCCCCACCACCACCCTGCTCAACGGGGTGGAGCTCGCCGACCGGCTGGAGCGGGCCGAGGTCGGCCACGTCCTCGCACGGGCGGAGGACCACGCCACGTTCGCCGGGGTCGCGGGGGACCGCACCCTGTTCGCGGTGGCGGGCGACGGCGAACAGGTCCCGGACGGCTGGCTGGACTACCGGGAGTCGTCCGCGGCACCGGCCGACTACCTGCCGGACGGACCGACGCGGGCCGACGACCCGCTGCTCCACTACTTCACCTCCGGCACGACGTCCAGGCCGAAGCTCGTCCAGCACACCCACGTCTCCTACCCGGTCGGCCACCTGACCACGATGTACTGGATCGGGCTGCGCCCCGGCGACGTCCACCTCAACATCTCCTCGCCCGGCTGGGCCAAACACGCCTGGTCGAGCCTCTTCGCACCCTGGAACGCCGAGGCCACGGTCTTCGTGCAGAACTACACGCGTTTCGACGCGGGCCGTCTGATGACCGAGATGGACCGCGCGGGCGTCACCACCTTCTGCGCACCACCCACCGTGTGGCGGATGCTCATCCAGGCCGACCTGGGGCAGCTGCGTACACCGCCGCGCGAGGCCGTGGCGGCCGGAGAACCGCTCAATCCCGAGGTCGTCGAGGCCGTACGGCGTTCGTGGGGCGTGACGGTGCGCGACGGTTTCGGCCAGACGGAGACGACGGTGCTGGTGGCCAACACCCCCGGCGCTCCGCTCGTCCCCGGCTCGATGGGCCGGCCCAGCCCCGGGGTCGTCGTCTCCCTGCTCGACCCGGAGACGGGACTGCCCGCCGAGTCGGGCGAGATAGCGCTGCGGCTCGATGCCGCGCCCGTGGGCCTGATGACCGGGTACGCGGGCGATGCCGTGCGCACCGCGGAGATCATGGCCGGCGGCCACTACCGCACCGGCGACCTCGCGGAGCGGAGCCCCGACGGGCGTCTGACCTACATCGGGCGGTCCGACGACGTGTTCAAGTCCTCCGACTACAAGATCTCCCCGTTCGAGCTGGAGAACGCGCTGCTGTCGCACGAGGCCGTGGCGGAGGCCGGTGTCGTGCCCGCCCCGGACGCGCTGCGGCTGAGCGTGCCGAAGGCGTACGTCGTCCTGGCCGAGGGCTGGGAGCCCACCGCCGACACGGCCAAGCACCTCTTCGCCCACGCGCGCGCGACACTCCCCCCGTACAAGCGGGTGCGGCGCATCGAGTTCGCCGGACTGCCCAAGACCCTCTCGGGGAAGATCCGGCGGACGGAACTGCGCGACGCTGCGGAGCGCGGCGACGGGCTGGAGTACCGGGAGGAGGACTTCCGCTGA
- a CDS encoding MFS transporter — translation MRDTGDGARGGGGGGSARAAGDRGTRALAVLGLSAFVVGTAEFAVVGVLDKMAGSLHVGSATAGLLVTAYALGVCLGGPLLTAATLRLPRRLLLCAALGAYAAANALTSVLTGFTAVFLVRAFGGAVHGLFVGVACATAASLVPAERKGRAVAVVFGGIAVANLLGVPLTTYVGHVLPWQHAFLAIAVLACAALLLVRAVVPPSGADDGPRSSPARQFRHVARAPVLALLATAVLVFCGMFTAFTQLSGYLQEVVGVQGGAVSVYLLVFGAAGSVGTAVGGYFADRAAGPTVVVATAVLAAALTVLHQLGPRPVGAGICVALWGLAGFGLAPALQLRTIRRAGPGGDLAATLGASAGNAGIAAGAAVAGGITATQGFSALPLAAAAICVLTLPLTWLSRHDAGPAAPERPEAVARAAGHPAPRHPAPESPAAGHPAPTAPR, via the coding sequence ATGCGGGATACGGGAGACGGGGCACGAGGTGGCGGCGGAGGGGGTTCTGCCCGGGCGGCCGGGGACCGGGGCACCCGGGCCCTCGCCGTACTGGGGCTCAGCGCCTTCGTGGTCGGTACCGCGGAGTTCGCCGTGGTCGGTGTGCTCGACAAGATGGCCGGAAGCCTTCACGTGGGATCCGCCACGGCGGGACTGCTGGTCACCGCGTACGCGCTCGGCGTCTGCCTGGGCGGGCCCCTGCTGACCGCGGCGACGCTCCGCCTGCCGCGTCGGCTGCTGCTCTGCGCGGCGCTCGGCGCCTACGCGGCGGCCAACGCCCTGACCTCCGTCCTGACCGGCTTCACCGCCGTGTTCCTCGTCCGCGCGTTCGGCGGAGCCGTCCACGGCCTGTTCGTCGGAGTCGCCTGCGCGACGGCCGCGAGCCTCGTCCCGGCGGAGCGCAAGGGCCGTGCGGTGGCCGTCGTGTTCGGCGGGATCGCGGTCGCCAACCTTCTCGGGGTGCCCCTGACGACGTACGTCGGCCACGTCCTGCCGTGGCAGCACGCGTTCCTCGCCATCGCCGTACTCGCCTGCGCGGCACTGCTGCTGGTCCGGGCCGTGGTGCCGCCGAGCGGGGCGGACGACGGCCCCCGGTCGTCGCCGGCCAGGCAGTTCCGGCACGTCGCCAGGGCACCGGTCCTGGCGCTGCTGGCGACGGCCGTGCTGGTCTTCTGCGGCATGTTCACGGCCTTCACGCAGCTGAGCGGCTACCTGCAGGAAGTGGTGGGCGTCCAGGGCGGTGCCGTCAGCGTGTACCTGCTCGTCTTCGGGGCCGCGGGCTCCGTGGGGACGGCCGTCGGGGGGTACTTCGCCGACCGCGCGGCCGGTCCCACCGTCGTCGTGGCGACGGCGGTGCTGGCCGCCGCGCTCACCGTGCTGCACCAGCTCGGCCCGCGGCCCGTCGGCGCCGGGATCTGCGTGGCGCTGTGGGGCCTCGCCGGGTTCGGGCTCGCACCCGCCCTCCAGCTCCGGACGATCCGCCGGGCCGGCCCGGGAGGTGACCTCGCGGCGACGCTGGGGGCGTCGGCGGGCAACGCCGGGATCGCGGCGGGGGCCGCGGTCGCGGGCGGAATCACCGCCACCCAAGGGTTCTCGGCCCTGCCGCTCGCGGCGGCGGCCATCTGCGTGCTCACGCTGCCGCTGACCTGGCTCTCCCGCCACGACGCCGGGCCCGCGGCGCCCGAACGGCCGGAGGCCGTGGCCCGCGCGGCCGGACATCCGGCGCCGCGGCACCCCGCGCCGGAGAGCCCGGCGGCCGGGCACCCGGCTCCGACGGCTCCCCGGTAA
- a CDS encoding VOC family protein, translating to MNKIPGARAVHHLAYTVPDLDQAVDFFTEVIGAELAYRLGPVEDTEGTWMTEKLGVHRDASAQIAMLRLGPTTNLELFAYTAPDQDRTQPRNSDWGGHHFALYVDDVDVAAAYLREQPGVTILGEPETIVDGPIAGDRWVYFTTPWGLNMELINMPAGMPFESTTETRLFHPEGAWN from the coding sequence TTGAACAAGATCCCCGGAGCACGCGCCGTGCACCACCTCGCCTACACCGTGCCCGACCTCGACCAGGCGGTGGACTTCTTCACCGAGGTGATCGGGGCCGAACTGGCGTACCGGCTCGGCCCGGTGGAGGACACCGAAGGCACCTGGATGACCGAGAAGCTCGGCGTGCACCGCGATGCCTCCGCGCAGATCGCCATGTTGCGCCTGGGCCCGACGACCAACCTCGAACTCTTCGCCTACACCGCGCCCGACCAGGACCGCACCCAGCCGCGCAACAGCGACTGGGGCGGGCACCACTTCGCCCTGTACGTCGACGACGTCGACGTGGCCGCCGCGTACCTGCGCGAGCAGCCCGGCGTCACCATCCTGGGAGAGCCGGAGACCATCGTGGACGGACCGATCGCCGGCGACCGGTGGGTCTACTTCACGACCCCGTGGGGCCTCAACATGGAACTCATCAACATGCCGGCGGGAATGCCGTTCGAAAGCACCACGGAAACCCGCCTCTTCCACCCCGAAGGGGCGTGGAACTGA
- a CDS encoding ROK family protein gives MTSPVTLTVVDVGGTHVRSASWSPSEGLGDTLVQPSPSRLRNPGTAVEELKERLISTLCDVVPRSPGAVAGISFGAALDHRTGTVYGSAPLFGDDTTPLDLRGALHARRPDVRWHVVNDVTAALLHFAAAPHRSTYRKVLLMTISSGIACRTVDLRTGAIATDGSGLQGEVGHLPATARLAGAPVELMCDCGRPGHVSSYASGPGLRRMADTLTRRVPERWERSRLGAEMAEGGSFESALATALDAEDPLARELLDASTEPVADLLRTALCLDPELDELTLSGGVATGLGDHYRASVLGHLLRQGLYLTGELAPGWLPDRITVCAPGEANGLIGAGIAALGLPTAAASEEARTPAGTAGSGETHPALVREGDAVHVRRRPAPLPGPGEIVVAPEVAGVCGTDLQILRGLRDDGAPVLGHEGVARIVAVGPGVDDPRLTPGALVVVNPTHPTDPSFLLGHNVDGMLQARMLVPASAVRGGLVVALDAVPPGALPALVEPLAVVRYASLALGPHAPDTLLVVGDGTVGHLAVRTARRWLGDAVRTVHVHHTGEGLEWSRQAPYGADHRVGRDGLETGELDDVLRRRRVAVLIATPAPATLPSLELALRATEGSEVAVDLVGGLRRPAYSYRFPGVDLSEVRAANCGGVPVPPVVARLTAADGRPVTVLGHRGVANEHLEYAAAELCHAPERYADLVTHEMDFAGAARTLTALARGETRVVDGRRLVKLAVRTAGT, from the coding sequence ATGACCTCGCCCGTCACCCTGACCGTCGTCGACGTGGGCGGCACGCACGTGCGCAGCGCGTCCTGGTCGCCCTCCGAGGGGCTCGGCGACACGCTGGTCCAGCCGTCGCCGAGCCGGCTCCGCAATCCGGGCACCGCCGTGGAGGAGCTCAAGGAGCGGCTCATCAGCACGTTGTGCGACGTGGTGCCGCGCTCGCCCGGCGCCGTCGCCGGGATCTCCTTCGGCGCGGCGCTCGACCACCGCACGGGCACCGTCTACGGTTCCGCGCCGCTCTTCGGCGACGACACCACTCCGCTGGACCTGCGGGGCGCCCTGCACGCCCGCCGGCCCGACGTGCGCTGGCACGTCGTCAACGACGTCACGGCGGCCCTGCTGCACTTCGCGGCGGCGCCGCACCGGAGCACGTACCGCAAGGTCCTGCTGATGACCATCAGCTCCGGCATCGCCTGCCGGACGGTGGACCTGCGGACCGGCGCCATCGCCACCGACGGCAGCGGCCTCCAGGGCGAGGTCGGCCACCTTCCCGCCACGGCGCGGCTGGCGGGTGCCCCGGTGGAGCTGATGTGCGACTGCGGGCGTCCGGGGCACGTCTCCTCGTACGCGTCGGGGCCCGGTCTGCGGCGGATGGCCGACACCCTGACGCGCCGGGTGCCCGAACGCTGGGAACGGTCCCGGCTCGGCGCGGAGATGGCCGAGGGCGGGTCCTTCGAGTCCGCGCTGGCCACCGCCCTCGACGCGGAGGACCCACTGGCGCGCGAGCTGCTCGACGCGTCCACCGAGCCCGTCGCCGACCTGCTGCGCACCGCGCTCTGCCTCGACCCCGAACTGGACGAACTGACCCTCAGCGGGGGCGTGGCGACCGGACTCGGCGACCACTACCGGGCCTCGGTCCTCGGCCACCTCCTGCGCCAGGGGCTGTACCTGACCGGGGAGCTCGCCCCGGGCTGGCTCCCCGACCGCATCACCGTCTGCGCCCCCGGCGAGGCCAACGGCCTCATCGGCGCGGGCATCGCGGCCCTGGGCCTGCCCACCGCCGCCGCCTCCGAGGAGGCACGTACCCCGGCCGGAACCGCCGGGTCCGGCGAGACCCATCCCGCGCTCGTACGGGAGGGGGACGCGGTCCACGTGCGCCGGCGGCCCGCCCCGCTCCCCGGTCCCGGCGAGATCGTCGTCGCGCCGGAGGTGGCGGGGGTCTGCGGGACCGATCTGCAGATCCTGCGCGGTCTGCGGGACGACGGCGCACCGGTGCTCGGCCACGAGGGCGTGGCCCGGATCGTCGCGGTGGGGCCGGGTGTGGACGACCCGCGGCTGACCCCCGGCGCCCTCGTCGTCGTCAACCCCACCCATCCCACCGACCCGTCGTTCCTGCTCGGGCACAACGTGGACGGCATGCTCCAGGCCCGGATGCTCGTCCCGGCGAGCGCGGTGCGCGGCGGTCTCGTCGTCGCTCTGGACGCCGTCCCGCCGGGTGCCCTGCCCGCGCTCGTCGAGCCGCTGGCGGTCGTGCGGTACGCCTCGCTCGCCCTGGGCCCCCACGCTCCCGACACCCTGCTCGTCGTCGGGGACGGCACGGTCGGCCACCTGGCCGTCCGGACGGCCCGCCGCTGGCTCGGCGACGCCGTGCGCACCGTCCACGTGCACCACACCGGCGAGGGCCTGGAGTGGAGCCGGCAGGCACCGTACGGGGCGGACCACCGGGTGGGCCGCGACGGACTGGAGACGGGGGAGCTCGACGACGTGCTCCGCCGCCGCAGGGTCGCGGTGCTGATCGCGACGCCCGCCCCCGCGACGCTTCCGAGCCTCGAACTCGCCCTGCGCGCCACGGAGGGTTCCGAGGTCGCCGTCGATCTGGTGGGCGGCCTGCGCCGGCCCGCGTACAGCTACCGGTTCCCCGGTGTCGACCTGTCCGAGGTGCGTGCCGCCAACTGCGGGGGTGTGCCGGTCCCGCCCGTCGTCGCCCGGCTGACCGCCGCCGACGGTCGCCCGGTCACCGTCCTCGGCCACCGGGGTGTGGCCAACGAGCACCTGGAGTACGCGGCGGCCGAGCTCTGCCACGCCCCCGAGCGCTACGCCGACCTCGTGACCCACGAGATGGACTTCGCCGGGGCGGCGCGGACGCTGACCGCTCTCGCCCGCGGCGAAACCCGTGTCGTCGACGGGCGCCGCCTGGTGAAGCTCGCCGTACGGACGGCGGGGACATGA